In Deltaproteobacteria bacterium, a single genomic region encodes these proteins:
- a CDS encoding chemotaxis protein CheW yields the protein MRVCLCELAGVSVAIPVSAVEEVFALGSVTPVPGAPPWVLGATSRRGRVLPVLRLPDLPTTGAARPGASVLVLREGELRAAIPIEATHGIQEALPLPGGAPAAAGPLQGAVSADGRSWSLLSPGALAGIWTEEVRRWTTLDETER from the coding sequence ATGCGGGTCTGCCTCTGCGAGCTCGCGGGCGTCTCCGTGGCCATCCCGGTGAGCGCGGTCGAGGAGGTCTTCGCGCTGGGCTCGGTCACCCCCGTGCCGGGCGCCCCACCCTGGGTGCTGGGCGCCACCTCGCGCCGGGGCCGGGTCCTGCCGGTCCTGCGCCTCCCGGACCTGCCCACCACGGGGGCGGCGCGCCCGGGCGCGTCGGTCCTGGTCCTGCGGGAGGGCGAGCTGCGCGCGGCCATCCCGATCGAGGCCACCCACGGGATCCAGGAGGCCCTGCCCCTCCCGGGCGGCGCGCCGGCCGCTGCCGGTCCCCTGCAGGGGGCGGTGAGCGCCGACGGCCGCAGCTGGTCGCTGCTCTCCCCGGGAGCGCTGGCCGGGATCTGGACCGAGGAGGTGCGGCGCTGGACCACCCTCGACGAGACCGAGCGATGA
- a CDS encoding response regulator, producing the protein MSKTILIADDSPTELRIFQKVLSTLGHRILTAVDGEEAERMVRLEPPDLLILDVIMPGKNGFALCRDLKRDPTYASIPIIIVTSKDQQADQIWGKRQGADEYLVKPFSPEDLAAAAARLLGTER; encoded by the coding sequence ATGTCGAAGACGATCCTCATCGCCGATGACTCACCCACCGAGCTGCGGATCTTCCAGAAGGTCCTCTCCACCCTCGGGCACCGCATCCTCACCGCGGTGGACGGGGAGGAGGCCGAGCGGATGGTGCGCCTCGAGCCGCCCGACCTGCTCATCCTCGACGTGATCATGCCCGGCAAGAACGGCTTCGCCCTCTGCCGGGACCTCAAGCGCGATCCGACCTACGCCAGCATCCCGATCATCATCGTGACCTCGAAGGATCAGCAGGCGGATCAGATCTGGGGCAAGCGGCAGGGCGCGGACGAGTACCTGGTGAAGCCCTTCTCGCCCGAGGATCTCGCGGCCGCCGCGGCTCGCCTGCTCGGCACGGAGCGCTAG